Proteins from one Sulfolobales archaeon genomic window:
- a CDS encoding macro domain-containing protein, translating into MYRVGGVEIHLVKGDITELEADAIVNAANPYLEHGGGVALAIVRKGGEVIQEESRRYVEKHGPVPVGGVAVTTAGRLKARYVIHAVGPRYGEPDGDAKLASAVRASLEKAEELGLRSIALPAISTGVYGYPYRRAA; encoded by the coding sequence CCATCTTGTGAAGGGCGATATAACAGAGCTCGAGGCAGATGCTATTGTTAACGCTGCAAACCCATATCTAGAGCATGGAGGCGGGGTAGCCCTTGCCATTGTGAGGAAGGGGGGCGAGGTTATCCAGGAGGAGAGCAGGAGATATGTTGAGAAACACGGCCCAGTACCTGTTGGGGGTGTTGCGGTAACCACAGCTGGGAGGCTTAAAGCTAGATATGTTATCCACGCTGTGGGCCCAAGATATGGTGAGCCTGATGGGGATGCCAAGCTGGCATCAGCTGTAAGGGCTTCTCTTGAGAAGGCTGAGGAGCTGGGGCTGAGATCCATAGCCCTCCCAGCTATATCAACAGGTGTCTATGGATATCCATATAGAAGGGCTGCA